The DNA window CGGCTGAGGCTTGAGCGCGGGGTCGGCCAGCAGCGTCTTGAAGTACGGCCAGTTGTCCTTGTTGTCGTCGTACGGCGGCAGGCCCACGCCCCAGTTGTTGGACTGGTAGGTGAAGTCCAGCCGGTTGAACCAGTCGCCCGAGTTGTAGCTGTTGCGGTCCAGGGACTTGGAGCGCAGCAGCTCGTCGCCCGCGTGGAAGAAGGGAATGCCCTGGGCCAGCGCCACCAGGCTGATGCCCATGTTGTGCATCCGCACGCGCGTGTCCATCGTGGCCTCACGCGGGGCCTTGAGCTGCACGGCGTCGAACAGCGTCTCGTTGTCGTGCGCCGAGACGTAGGTGATGACTTCCTGCGGATCCAGCGTGTAGCCGGCCGGGGCGCCGTTGTAGCTCACCTCCGAGCCCTTCACGGTCTTGTCCTCGACGCTGGTGAAGGCGTAGTCCCGGAGGTTGCCCGCCAGCCCCACGCGGATGCGGTCCATGTGCTGCAGGAGCAGCTTCTGGGGGTCGTCCGTGCCCTGGGGGAACCCATTGGGGTCATAGGCCAGGCCGCTGATGAAGCCCTGGTAGCGCGTGTCATCGAAGGGGCCGCCGCCGCGCGCCGCGTCGCGGAGCCGGTCGCTGAAGGTGCCGATGCCCGTGCCCGGCATGTTGAGCTGCGTGGCGTTCACGCCCCGGGCGTTGCCCGCCACCTCGCCAAAGTCCCAGCCCTCGCCGTAGACGTAGATGGCCTTACCGTCCACGCCGTCCTTCTCCAGCGTGAGCGCGTCCAGGGCCTGGCGCACCTTGAGCATGTTGGCCTTCAGGTGGTGGCCCATCAGGTCGAACCGGAAGCCATCCACCTTGTAGTCCCGCGCCCAGGTGACGATGGAGTCCACCATCAGCTTCTCCATCATCACGTTCTCGGTGGCGGTGTTCTGGCAGCACGTGGAGGTCTCCACGCCGCCGGTGCCGCTGAGCCGGTGGTAGTAGTCCGGGACCACCCGGTCGAGCACCGACTGGGGCGACTGCCCGGAGGCGGTGGTGTGGTTGTAGACCACGTCCATCACCACGCGCAGGCCACGCTGGTTGAGCGCCTGCACCATCTCGCGGAACTCGGCGATGCGGGTGGGGCCGTCCGGCTGGGTGGCGTAGCTGCCCTCGGGCACGGTGTAGTGGTACGGGTCATAGCCCCAGTTGAAGCCGTCCGCGTCGCGCACCGCGTTGATGGCGGCCTGCGGCTCTTCCGAGTCCGGGGCGAAGGAGGACAGGTCCCCGGCCGGCTGGGCCTGGGCGGCGCGGTCCTCCTGGATGGTGGCGATGTCGAACACCGGCAGCAGGTGCACGTGCGTCACGCCGGCCTTGGCGATGCGCGCCAGGTGCCGGGTGCCGTTGGAGTCCCGGGTGAAGGCCTTGAAGGTGCCGCGCTCGGCCTCCGGCACCGTGGTGTCGGAGATGCTGAAGTCGCGCACGTGCAGTTCGTAGAGGACGATGTCCTCGGGCGCCTCCAACGCGGGCTTCTGCAGCGTGTCCCAGCCGGTGGGCGCCAGCGCCAGGTCCCGCAGGTCGACGATCTGGCTGCGGGTGCTGTTCATCGCCAGGCTCACCGAGTACGGGTCGGTCACCTGATTGAGCTTCACCGCCTGCTCCCGGCGCACGTAGACCTCGACCTCGTAGAGGTAGAACTTGTCCTTCCACGAGGCGTCCCCCGACGCGATCCAAACGCCCTGGGCGCCCGGCTGCATGGGGACGCGGGCGGAGGGCTGGGCCGCCGTGGAGCTGTCGAAGACGAGCAGCTCCACCTTCCGGGCCGTGGGCGCCCACAGCCGCAGCGTGGGGCCCACCACGCCCGTCTCGAACGCGACGCCCAGCGGCCCCGAGTACGCGAAGAGCGCATCCAGCACCCCGGCCGTCTGCACGCCCGTGGCATCCGCCAGGACGGCGGCCCCGGGCGGCGTGACCGAGACGGCGAGCTGCCCCTTGAGGTACTCGGGCACGCGGGCCAGCTCCGCCTGCGGCACCTTCAGGGCGAGCGCGTTCTTCACGAGGGGGAAGCGCTCCTTCAGCTCGGCGCTCAGGCCCGCCGGGTCCACGGTGAGCGCGAAAGAGGCACCGCCCTGGATGCCGGTGCCCGTCAGCCGCATGGCCCCCTCCGGCTCGTGGTGGAGCCGGAAGGTGGAGCCCTCGGGGGCGGACTCGGGGCTCCAGGCCAGCGTGTCCGGGGCCACCCACAGTGCCCGGGCCTGCACGATGTCCCCGGTGGGAGCCCCCGCCGCGCGGACGGTGGGCTTCTTGGTGGTGGCGTTCCAGGTGAAGGTCATCTCGGTCCCCGCCGCCGGCACGGAGAAGGTCAGGTTGGACGAGCCTCCGTCCTGGCCGTAGCTCTCGGTCCAACCCTCGTTGAGGGCGGCCTTCATCTCATAATTGCCCGGCGGCAGCGCCGTCGTGCGCAAGGTGTAGACGCCGTTGCCCTCCGGACGGAGCCACGTCTTGAGACAGTCCGGCTGCCAGTCGCCGGGACAGCCCAGCTCCGCCTGGAAGGAGCCCGCGGCCGTCACGATGGGGGTGTTCTGGCTGCTCGTCACCCACTGGGTGGCCTGCTCGAAGTAGAACTTCACCTGCGAAGCACTCGCCAGGGTGAGCGTGAGGTCCGCCCCGCCCGGCCCGCCATAGGTCTCCGACAGGGAGCCGTTGAGGGCCACCTTGTACTTCCAGGTGCCCGCGGGGACCTCGAAGCCCTTCCGCCAGATGCCGTCTTGCGGACCGAGCGTGATCTGGGTGGCGGCACAGGCCGGATCCCAATCGCTCGCACAGCCCACCTCGCTCTGGAAATCACCGATGACCGTCACGCTCGTGGGCACCTGCGCGGCGGCCAGGCCCGGCACGGCCAGCCATGCGCCGAGCACGAGCGGGCGCATGGCCAATGAAGAAAGAATGGGGACTCTCAGAACACACCTCCAGAAGTTGTGACGCGGTGGTGCGCGCAACTCGCGACGGACGCAGGCCAGGGCCTTCGCACCCGTCGCGGCATACGGGCCCGCGCAGCCTAACAGGGGACGGTCAGCAAGCGTCCAGGGTTCCCCTCCCCTCCAGTGTGTCTCACCAGACATGCCAGCACGCGCCGTAAAACATGTTTCTCCGCATCTGCCTGCTTGCCCCGCGAGGAAAGGGCCCGGTGCCCGTCTGGGGTTGCGAGCGGACCGAGGCCATCGCCACCCTGCTGGGGTGGGGCGTGGCACGGTCCTTTCCTGGGGTGACGGATGAAGCGCTTGCTTGGCTTGGCGGTGATGGGTGCGGCGTGCTGGATGGGGTGCCAGACAGACAAAGCCGTGGCGGGCTATTCCTCTCAAACCGCCTCGCCCGCGCGGATTGCCCAGAATCCCAACCTCGCGGCCGGTGAGGGCGGCATGCTGGTGGAAGGCACCGTGGTGGCCGACACCCAGGACAGCCTCCTCATCGAAGACCCCGACGGACTCCAGCGCTCCCTCCGCATCCAGGAAGACACCGTCTACCGGATGGGAGAGGACGGCGAACTCACCGCGCGCGAGTACCTGGCGCCGGGCGCCGTGGTCCGCGCCTCGTTCGACTACAACAACAAAGAGCGCGTCGCCCAGGAAGTCATCATCCTGGACACCGTCTCCCCCTCCGAACCGAACGCGTGGCCCGAGGACCCATCCCCCTACCGCCGCGACCCGTGAAGTAGGATTCAGGGACAATCGGGAAAAGTCTTGCAGCCTTCGTGATTTCCCCTCGGAAAACGACGCAGTGCATCATGGTTTTGCGGCTGGTGAATCCGACCACACAGGTCAATTGTGAGAACGATTGCACTGTTCACCGAATCGTAAATCTGTGAAAAAGTCGCGCACGAATGCAGTCCCCTCTTCGTCCCCGTACTGCTGGCTTCCCGCAGGCGCTGCTTCGCAGGGCCATGGCGTGGGCGCTGCTCCCCACGCTCTGCCTGGCCGGTTGTGCCCACGCGCCCCCGGCCGCTTCCCCCCCGCCCGAGGTGGCTGCGGCGCCCGCGCCCGCCCCTGCAGCGCCCGCACCCCGCCCCTGGGCCGACGAGATCCTCTACTTCGTCGTCGTGGACCGCTTCGCGGATGGGGACCCCACGAACAACGTCCCGGGGGACACCTCCGCGCCGGGGACCTTCCATGGCGGGGACCTCCAGGGGCTCATCCAGCAGTTGGATGAGCTGACGTCGCTGGGCATCACCGCGCTGTGGATCACCCCGGTGGTGAAGAACGTGGAGGGCTTCGTCACCGGCTCGGGCTTCCCGGACTGGGCCTACCACGGGTACTGGGCGGATGACTTCCACACGATGGATCCGCGCTTCGGCACCGAGGAGCAGCTGCGGACGCTGGTGAGGGAGGCCCACGCGCGGGGCATCCGCGTGCTGCTGGACGTCGTCTACAACCACGCCGGCTACGGCACGCGCTACCAGCGCATGGCGGAGACGAAGGACTGGCTGCGCTCGGAGGAGCTGGGCAACTGCGGCCAGGACAACAACATCACCTCGTGCGTGGCGGGCCTGCCGGACTTCAAGACCGAGCGCCCCGAGGTGGCCCAGTACCTGCTGGACGCGCAGATCGCCTGGGCCAAGCGCTCCGGCGTGGATGGCTTCCGGCTGGACACCCTCAAGCACCTGGAGCACGGTTTCTGGCAGGAGCACCGCCGCCAGACGCGCGCGGCGCTCGGCCCGGACTTCTTCCTGCTGGGGGAGCTGTGGGGCGGCGAGCTGGCCTCGCTCGACAAGTACTTCGTCAACGACGAGGTGGATGCCGGCTTCGACTTCAGCTTCCAGGGCAGCACCCTGGCGTTCCTGATGGGGCGCGGGCGCACGGTGGCCTTCGACCGCTACCTCCAGTCGCGCGGCAAGATTCGCCCCGGCTACCACCTGTCGCACTTCCTGTCCTCGCACGACGTGCCCGGGGCCCTGTTCCAGCTCGGCGGGGACAAGGTCCGCTTCCAGCTCGCGGCGGTGCTCCAGCTCACCACCGGCGGCATCCCCACCATTTATTACGGGGAAGAGGTGGCCCGGCCGGGCGGCGACTGGCCCGCCAACCGGGACGACATGCCCTGGGGTCCAAGAGACGTGAAGCCCGGGGCCGGCAAGCCTCGCGACGAGGCGCTTCGTAAGACGTACCAGAAGCTCATCTCGATTCGCCGCGCGCACCCGGCGCTCTCGCGCGGCACGCACCGGGGCCTGTCCACCGACGGCGACCTGTACGTGTTCTTGCGCCACGAGGCGGCGTCCGGGGACGTGGTGATGGTGGCCATCAACCGCGGGCAGACCCCGGCCACCGTCTCCCTGCCGTGGCCGGAGCCCTGGGGGGCCACGGCCGCGGAGGACCTGCTGAACGGGGGGAGGCTGGAAGGCCCTGCCCTGGAGCTCACCGTCGAGCCACTCTCGGCGCGAATCCTGGGCAAACCGGGCTAAGACGTCCCTGGAAATACGCAAACCCACAGACACCCTGCTCACAGGGAAGAGGGCTGGATGGCCGAGGTAACGTTCAAGAACGTGGCGAAGCGGTACGGCGCGGTGTCCATCATCGAGGGGCTGAACCTCGACATCCAGGACCACGAGTTCCTGGTGCTGGTGGGCCCCTCCGGCTGCGGCAAGTCCACCGCGCTGCGGATGATCGCCGGCCTGGAGGAGATCACCGGCGGCACCGTCTCCATCGGCGGCCGCGTGGTCAATGGCCTGCCTCCCAAGGATCGCGACGTGGCGATGGTGTTCCAGAACTACGCGCTCTACCCGCACATGTCCGTGCGGGAGAACCTCGAGTTCGGCCTCAAGATTCGCAAGACGCCGCGCCCGGAGATGGACAAGCTGGTGAACGAGGCGGCCGAGGTGCTGGCCATCACCCACCTGCTGGACCGCAAGCCCAAGCAGCTCTCCGGCGGCCAGCGCCAGCGCGTGGCCCTGGGCCGCGCCATCGTGCGCAAGCCGGCCGTGTTCCTCTTCGACGAGCCGCTGTCCAACCTGGATGCCAAGCTGCGCGTGGCCATGCGCGCGGAGATCAAGAAGCTCCAGCATCGGCTCCGGGTGACGAGCGTCTACGTGACGCACGACCAGATCGAAGCCATGACGATGGGCCACCGCATCGCGGTGATGAAGGAGGGCAGGCTGCAGCAGCTCGGCACGCCGCTGGAGGTGTACGAGCGCCCCGCCAACGTCTTCGTGGCCCAGTTCATCGGCACCCCGCCGATGAACTTCCTGGATGCCACCCTGGATGCCCAGGCCACCACGCTGGTGGGCGAAGGCTTCACCCTGCCGGTGCCCCAGAGCCTGCGCCCCGTCACCGCCGGCAAGGGCAACCTCAAGGTGAAGGTGGGCATCCGCCCCGACAACCTGCTGGCCCCCGGCCTGTCCACGCGCGGCGAGACGGCCCCGCTCCAGACGAAGGTGGAGATCGTCGAGCCGCTGGGCAATGAAATCATCGTCCACTCCAGCCAGGGCTCCAACGCCCTCGTCTACCGGCTCCCCCCGACGCAGACGCCCGAGCCGGGCCAGCTGCTGGCGGTGGGCGTGGAGCTGGACTCGCTGCACCTCTTCGACGCCCAAACCGAGCAACGCCTCACCGCCTGATTCCGGAGCCCTCCATGAAGACCTTGAGATTGCTGACCGCGGCCGTGTGCTTCTGTGCCCTCGGCCTGCTGCCCCTGTCCGCCTCCGCCGCCGAACTGGTCCTCTGGCACTCCTACCGCGCCGAGGAGAAGGCTGCGATGGACAAGCTGGTGGCCCAGTACAACGCGGCCAACGCCGCCAAGGGCATCACGGTGAAGGCGCTGCCGGTGCCGTACGACGCCTTCGCCGACAAGATCACCGCCACGGTGCCGCGCGGCAAGGGGCCGGACCTCTTCATCTTCGCGCAGGACCGGCTGGGCGGCTGGATCGAAGCGGGCAACACCATCGAGCCCATCGACTTCTTCGTGGATGACACGCTCAAGAAGCGCTTCATCCCCACCACGCTGGACGCGATGACGTACCGGGGCACGCTCTACGGCCTGCCGCTGAACTACAAGGTCACCACGCTCATCTACAACAAGAAGCTGGTGCCCACCCCGCCCAAGACGTCCGCGGAGCTGGTGCAGATCGCCAAGAAGATCACCAACAAGGGCGCTGGCAAGTTCGGCCTCGCGTACGCCTACGGCGACTTCTACTACCACGCGGCGCTGATGAACGGCTTCGGCGGCGGCGTGTTCGACGCCAAGTTCACCCCCACGATGAACTCGCCGGCGAACGTGAAGTCCATCGACCTGCTGATGAAGTGGATCGACAAGGACGGCATCCTCCCGGCCGAGCCCTCCACGGCGCTCGTCACCTCGCTGTTCAACGACGGCAAGACGGGCATGGTCATCTCCGGCCCCTGGTTCCTGGGGGAGATCGCCAAGGGCATCGAGTACGGCCTGGCGCCGCTGCCCACGCTGGATGAGGCGGACGGCAAGCCCATGCGCCCGTGGATGACGGTGGAGGGCGTGTACGTGACGGCGCCCTCGCAGAACAAGGAGGCCGCCTTCGACTTCGCCAAGTTCCTCACCGACACCGCGTCCGCCAAGGTGCTGGCGCTCGAGGGCCGCCAGAGCCCGGGCAACGCCCAGGTGTACACCGACGCCCAGGTCTCCAAGGATCCGCAGCTCAAGCCCTTCCGTGACCAGGTGGACACCGCGGTGCCCATGCCCAACGCGCCCGAGATGACGATGATCTGGTCGCCGGCCACCACCGCGATGAACTCCATCCTCAAGAAGACGGCCACGCCGAAGGCGGCGCTGGACACCGCGCAGAAGGCCGTCGCCAAGGACATCGCGGGGCTCCGGAAGAAGTGAGCACCGCCGCGCCCCAGGGGGGGCCCGCCCAGGCCCCCCGCTCTCCTGCTTCCCCCCCCGCCGTAGGGCCCGACTTGAACCCTCCCGAGAAGACCTCCTCCGGCCTGCGCCGGCCCCGCGTGCTCGTGGGACTGGCGCTGGCGCTGGCGCTGGGGCTGTTCGTTGCCCATGGACTGCTGGCCCGGGCGCGGGAGGATGCCTCGCTCGAACGCGAGCAGCGCCGGGCCCTCATCTCCCTGCGCGCGCTCACGGAGCTGGTGCAGCGGGCAGGGGGCAGCGGCGATGCGGTGCGCGCGGCCGTGGCCTCCTGGCAGGACCAGCTGCCCGCGGGCAGCGCCGTGCGGGTGGTGGCCTTCTCCGGCATCCGCCTGGAGGCCTCCACCTTCCCGGAGGACCAGGGCGACAAGGCCGCCCCGCGCCGGCTCTCGCGCGAGGAGAAGCCCCTCTATGACCGGGGACAGCGGCTGCGCACCTCGGTGGAGACCAACCGCGAGGAGAGCGGCGCCCGCAAGCAGGAGCTGGAGGCCGAGGGGCTGCCCGGCGGCGGCCGGCTGATCTCCGCGCCGGTGGAGGTGGAGGGCACCGTGGTGGGCATGGTGGAGCTGGCCACCCCGCCCCTGCCCAAGGTCGAGCCACCGGGCCTGGTGCCCGCGCTGCTCGCCTTCCTGCTGCCGCTGCTGCTCGTCGCGGCGGTGGGCTTCGCCCCGCTGCGGCGCCAGTGGCAGCTCACCGCCGTGGCGGCGGTGGCGTTCCTCGGCGGCATGGGCGCTTATGCCGCCCACTCGCTCACCTCGCTGGAGGACGCGGTGCGCGGCTCGCAGCAGGCCGTGGCCGATCAGTTGGAGGCGATGACGGGCCGTGCCCGGACGGTGATGGAGGCGCAGGGCCTGCCGGCCGAGCCGCCGCTCACCCCGGGCACCTGGGACGCGGACCTGTTCCGCCGGCCCCTGGGACTGCTCACCGCGCAGGGCCAGGTGAACACGCCCATGGTCGATGCGCGCGTGGAGCGGCAGCGCGGCGAGGCCCAGCAGGCCTTGTTTGGCCTGGGCGGGGTGGGGCTGGCGCTGGTGCTGCTCATTGGACTGGGCGGCGTGCACCGCCTGGCCCACACCGTGAAGGAGAACCGCCAGGCCTACGCGTACATCGCACCGGCGATGCTGGGCATGCTGGTGCTCATCTTCTTCCCGTTCTTCTACGGCATCACGCTGTCCTTCACGGACGCCAACCTCTACAACAGCAACCAGGCGCTGGCGGACATCTGGATCGGCCTGCGCAACTACCAGGACATCCTCGGGGACTTCTCCATCGCCCACCGGGGCGAGGAGGGCCAGTGGGTGTTCAACTACCTGAACTTCTACTGGACGCTGATGTTCACGGTGGTGTGGACCGTCACCAACGTCACCATCGGCGTGACGGTGGGGCTCACGCTGGCGCTCATCCTCAACACGCCCAAGCTGGCGCTGCGCCCCATCTACCGGGTGCTGCTCATCCTGCCGTGGGCCATGCCCAACTACATCACCGCGCTCATCTGGAAGGGCATGTTCCACCAGCAGTTCGGCGTGGTGAACCATGTCATCCGCATGTTCGGCGGGCAGGGGCTGAGCTGGTTCGAGTCGCCCTTCACCAGCTTCTTCACGGCGCTGGCCACCAACGGCTGGCTGAGCTTCCCGTTCATGATGGTGGTGTCGCTGGGCGCGCTGCAGTCCATCCCCGCGGAGCTCTACGAGGCGGCACGCGTGGACGGGGCCTCGCGCTGGGAGCAGTTCCGGGCCATCACCCTGCCCTCGCTCAAGCCGGCGCTGATGCCCGCCGTCATCCTCTCGGTGGTGTGGACCTTCAACATGTTCAACATCATCTTCCTGGTGACGGAAGGTGAGCCGGGCAACTCCACGGAGATTCTCGTCACCCAGGCGTACAAGTACGCCTTCCAGCGCTACCGCTACGGCTACGCGGCCGCGTACTCCACCGTCATCTTCGGCATCCTGCTGCTCTACAGCGTGGTGCAGAACCGCATCACCCGCGCCACGGAGGCCACCTGATGGCAACGCAACGCGAGGGCCTCTCGCACCTGCCGCTGCACGCGGTGCTGCTGGGCTTCACGGTGTTCACGCTCTACCCCATCCTCTGGGTCATCTCGATTGCCTTCTCGGGACGCCAGAGCCTGGCCATCACCACCCTGCCCGAGCAGGCCACGTGGGCGGACCGGCTGCGCGCCGTCACCCCGTGGCCCGAGGTGTGGTCCTTCTCCAACTTCAGCTCGGTGATGACGGATCAGCCGTTCGCGCGGTGGATCTTCAACAGCGCCATCATCGCGATGGGCACCACCGTGGTGGGGATGTTCCTGGCGTGCACGGCGGCGTATGCCTTCAGCCGCTTCGAGTTCCCGGGCAGGCGCGCGGGGCTGATGTCCTTCCTCGTGTCCCAGATGTTCCCGGGCACGCTGATGCTCATCCCGCTGTTCATCATCCTGGTGCAGTGGCTGAAGCTGGGCAACTCGCGCCTGGGCCTCATCATCGTCTACGCCACCACCTCCATTCCCTTCAGCGTGTGGATGCTCAAGGGCTACTTCGACACCATCCCGAAGGAGCTGGAGGAGGCGGCCATCATGGAGGGCGCCTCGGTGGGGCGCGTGTTCTGGACCATCGTGCTGCCGCTGGCCAAGCCCGCGCTGGCCGTCACGGCGCTCTTCTCCTTCATGACGTCGTGGAACGAGTTCATCCTCGCGGCCACCTTCATGGAGCAGGACACGATGTACACGGCGCCCGTGGGGCTGCGCTTCTTCGTGGGCGGCTACTCCCAGCAATGGGGCTACTTCGCCGCGGGCTCCATCATCGTCTCCATCCCCGTGGTGCTCCTGTTCCTGTTCCTCCAGAAGTACCTCGTCTCCGGCCTCACCGCCGGCGGCGTCAAGGGCTGACCTCTTTCCCACCCCGATAGGAGAAGCCGCATGAAGACCCGCCTCGCCACCCTCACCCTGGCCGCCTCGCTGCTGGGGCTCCCCGCCGCGGCCGCCGGCAAGCTCACCTTCAAGGACCCCACGGGCGATGACAACGGCCCGGGCAAGTACGTCTACCCGACGGACACCGTCTACAAGAAGGGCACGTTCGATCTCACCGAAGTCACCGTGGAGAAGAAGGGTGACAACGTGGAGTTCACCGCCAGCCTCGGCGCCAACATGGAAGACCCCTGGAAGATGGGCAGCGGGTTCTCCCTCCAGATGGTCTTCATCTTCATCGACAAGGACGGCAAGGCGGGCAGCGGCCACACCGAGGGCCTGCCGGGCCTGAACATCCAGTTCGCCCCTGAGGCCGCCTGGGAGAAGGTCGTCATCCTCTCGCCGCAGGCCGCCCCCCGCCTGAAGTCCGAGGTTGGCAACAAGGCCGCCTCGCTGAAGGACGACGTCGTGGTGCCCTCGCGCACCAAGGGCTCGGGCCGCAAGCTCACCGGCTCGGTGAAGGCCTCGGAGCTGGGCGAGGGCGACCCCAGCCAGTGGGGCTTCCAGGTGGTGGTGCAGTCCAACGAGGGCTTCCCCGCCGGCAATGACCTGATGACGCGCAAGGTCAACGAGTACGAGGGCCAGCACCGCTTCGGCGGCGGCCACGACGGGGAGTGTGATCCGCACGTCATCGACACCCTGGCGGGCAGCGCCAAGGGCGACGCCTCCGAGGCGAAGGCCCAGCACGACATGTTGAAGTACGAGTGCGCCGAGGACGGCAGCACCAAATCGCCCGCAACCCTGACAATGATTCGTCAGGGCAAGTAACACCGTCTCATGTAACACCTGTCTCAAGAGGACACGGCTGGACCGCCGCGGGCCCCCATCCCGCGGCGCCCGTCTGGCCCTGGAGGAGGGTTTCACATCATGCCGAAGAAGTTCCTACTGCGGGGCGCGCTAGCGCTCACCGCGACCGCTACCCTTTTGCCCGCGCTGCCCGCAGAGGCCCAGGACGGCCCCCGGCTGCAGATTGGCGGAACCACCTATACGAAGTGGCTCTGGGGCAACCTGCGCGACCAGGGCGCCCTGTACAACTTCACCACGATTCCCGGTGAAGGCTATGGCGACAACGGCCAGGGCACGGAGCTGGAGCTGCTGCTCAACGCCCGGCTCTCCAGCCAGGTGGAGATCCGCGGCCGCATCCACAGCCGCTTCAGCCAGAACTTCTGGACGAACTTCGGCGGCTTCGGCGGAGACCCCAACAAGCCGTGCGTGAACGGAGACTGCGGCGAGTTCGATCCGCGCTCCAACCAGTACATCAAGCTGCGCGGCATGGCGGTGACGCTCACGCCCGGCTACCTCATCGACTCGGCCACCATCGGCGCCAACGACTTCGGCCAGTTCGATCCGTTCGTCATCGGCCGCATCCGCTACATCGACCGGGACAACGCGCACGGCATTCTCCTCCAGGGCTCGGGCTTCGACCGGCGCATCACCTGGGATGCCACGCGCATCAGCCTGCCCCGGCTGTGGGCGGGCCCCTCGTTCAGCACCGGCCTGTTCCACGCCTCGGACGCCGCGTACGGCTTCCAGACGAAGTGGTCCCTGTCGGACGCGCTCGATGTGGGCGGCATCTTCAACTACGTGAACGACGCCGAGGTTGCGCCCCCATCGGTGGACAACAACATCGACAATGGGAGGGATTTGACGCCGCGCTTCCGCAACGGCGTGGGCGGCCTGAAGGCGAACCTGCGCGTGGGCGACACGCTGGATGTGCGCGGCGCGCTCTACCACTCGTACGCCAACGCGGACCCGGTGCTCTCCCCGGCGAACTTCGGCCTCAACGGCTTCTCGCCGGTGCCGGCCGGGCGGCGCGAGGACCAGACGTACCGGCTGGACGTGACGCTGAATGACCCGCTGGACATCGGCCTGTCGCTGAACATCCAGGGCTTCAGCATCGGCGCGGACTACGTGGCCATCATGGCGGCGCGGCGCGAGTCGGACGTGCTGCTCACCGAGGGCCACGACGGCAGCTTCGCCTTCCCGGATCCGTCC is part of the Stigmatella aurantiaca genome and encodes:
- a CDS encoding carbohydrate ABC transporter permease, which translates into the protein MNPPEKTSSGLRRPRVLVGLALALALGLFVAHGLLARAREDASLEREQRRALISLRALTELVQRAGGSGDAVRAAVASWQDQLPAGSAVRVVAFSGIRLEASTFPEDQGDKAAPRRLSREEKPLYDRGQRLRTSVETNREESGARKQELEAEGLPGGGRLISAPVEVEGTVVGMVELATPPLPKVEPPGLVPALLAFLLPLLLVAAVGFAPLRRQWQLTAVAAVAFLGGMGAYAAHSLTSLEDAVRGSQQAVADQLEAMTGRARTVMEAQGLPAEPPLTPGTWDADLFRRPLGLLTAQGQVNTPMVDARVERQRGEAQQALFGLGGVGLALVLLIGLGGVHRLAHTVKENRQAYAYIAPAMLGMLVLIFFPFFYGITLSFTDANLYNSNQALADIWIGLRNYQDILGDFSIAHRGEEGQWVFNYLNFYWTLMFTVVWTVTNVTIGVTVGLTLALILNTPKLALRPIYRVLLILPWAMPNYITALIWKGMFHQQFGVVNHVIRMFGGQGLSWFESPFTSFFTALATNGWLSFPFMMVVSLGALQSIPAELYEAARVDGASRWEQFRAITLPSLKPALMPAVILSVVWTFNMFNIIFLVTEGEPGNSTEILVTQAYKYAFQRYRYGYAAAYSTVIFGILLLYSVVQNRITRATEAT
- a CDS encoding sugar ABC transporter permease, whose amino-acid sequence is MATQREGLSHLPLHAVLLGFTVFTLYPILWVISIAFSGRQSLAITTLPEQATWADRLRAVTPWPEVWSFSNFSSVMTDQPFARWIFNSAIIAMGTTVVGMFLACTAAYAFSRFEFPGRRAGLMSFLVSQMFPGTLMLIPLFIILVQWLKLGNSRLGLIIVYATTSIPFSVWMLKGYFDTIPKELEEAAIMEGASVGRVFWTIVLPLAKPALAVTALFSFMTSWNEFILAATFMEQDTMYTAPVGLRFFVGGYSQQWGYFAAGSIIVSIPVVLLFLFLQKYLVSGLTAGGVKG
- a CDS encoding glucodextranase DOMON-like domain-containing protein, which produces MKTRLATLTLAASLLGLPAAAAGKLTFKDPTGDDNGPGKYVYPTDTVYKKGTFDLTEVTVEKKGDNVEFTASLGANMEDPWKMGSGFSLQMVFIFIDKDGKAGSGHTEGLPGLNIQFAPEAAWEKVVILSPQAAPRLKSEVGNKAASLKDDVVVPSRTKGSGRKLTGSVKASELGEGDPSQWGFQVVVQSNEGFPAGNDLMTRKVNEYEGQHRFGGGHDGECDPHVIDTLAGSAKGDASEAKAQHDMLKYECAEDGSTKSPATLTMIRQGK